From a single Pelobacter seleniigenes DSM 18267 genomic region:
- a CDS encoding creatininase family protein — translation MLIEHLTMEEFAAGLERTRTVLVPFGSTEEHGSHLPLDTDTMQAIDVGRALARQRPIFIAPPVHYGVCRSTFDHPGTLSISTETLKALTIDIVAALYRQGLRYFILLSGHAGGTHMATLTDAGEVLLQRYPELRIAVVSEYQLAAESGRELIETAGDSHAGEIETSRIMHARPELVKGTAPAEYPAFPKGLLVRDKRRFWPGGVWGDPGKASAEKGARIEALVVRELRTLVEQLEAWQDS, via the coding sequence ATGCTGATTGAGCACCTGACCATGGAGGAATTTGCTGCCGGTCTGGAGCGGACCAGAACCGTTTTGGTCCCGTTCGGCTCAACCGAAGAGCATGGCAGCCATCTCCCCCTGGACACCGATACCATGCAGGCCATTGATGTTGGTCGCGCCCTGGCGCGGCAACGGCCGATCTTTATCGCTCCACCGGTTCATTACGGAGTCTGTCGCTCCACTTTCGATCATCCGGGAACCCTGAGCATCAGCACGGAAACCCTCAAGGCGCTGACCATCGATATTGTCGCCGCACTCTATCGCCAGGGGCTGCGCTATTTCATCCTGTTAAGCGGACACGCCGGCGGAACCCATATGGCGACCTTGACCGATGCCGGGGAAGTTCTGTTGCAACGCTATCCGGAACTGCGGATCGCCGTGGTCAGTGAATATCAATTGGCGGCGGAGAGTGGCCGGGAGCTGATCGAAACGGCCGGTGATTCCCATGCCGGCGAGATCGAAACCTCGCGGATCATGCATGCTCGGCCGGAGTTGGTCAAAGGAACCGCTCCGGCCGAATATCCGGCATTTCCAAAGGGGCTGCTGGTGCGTGACAAACGTCGCTTCTGGCCTGGCGGCGTCTGGGGTGATCCGGGGAAGGCTTCAGCTGAAAAAGGGGCGCGCATCGAAGCCCTGGTGGTCAGGGAATTGCGCACCCTGGTTGAACAGCTGGAAGCCTGGCAGGACAGCTGA
- a CDS encoding 7-carboxy-7-deazaguanine synthase QueE has protein sequence MPTQAIPATDLIEIFSSLQGEGTLVGYRQIFIRFPDCNLSCRYCDTDFEKKDACLIESAPGSGVLQKVPNPVSHATVSNLVNSWCNVLPGAHHSISITGGEPLLHHEALVVLLPVLRKQLPIYLETNGTLVAELDSLIDHIDWVAMDIKLHSQTGARTEWDVHRDFLKIACRRSCYVKLVVGEGTTDLELQLTADLVAGFGSAIPIVLQPVTRDGRIDVSIDRLMQMHAVIADIYADVRVIPQTHRFLGAL, from the coding sequence ATGCCTACGCAAGCTATACCTGCGACTGATCTGATCGAAATATTTTCCTCCCTGCAGGGGGAAGGGACTCTGGTCGGCTATCGGCAGATCTTCATCCGTTTTCCCGACTGTAACCTGAGCTGCCGCTACTGCGACACAGATTTCGAGAAAAAGGATGCCTGCCTTATCGAGTCGGCCCCCGGCTCCGGGGTTCTGCAAAAGGTTCCTAATCCAGTCTCCCACGCAACGGTGAGCAACCTGGTCAACAGCTGGTGCAATGTTTTGCCCGGCGCTCATCATTCCATCAGCATTACCGGCGGTGAGCCATTGCTTCATCATGAAGCGTTGGTGGTTCTGCTGCCGGTTCTGCGCAAGCAGCTGCCCATTTATCTGGAAACCAACGGTACGCTGGTGGCAGAGCTGGACAGCCTGATTGACCATATCGACTGGGTAGCGATGGACATCAAGCTGCACTCCCAGACCGGGGCGCGCACCGAGTGGGATGTCCACCGGGATTTTTTGAAGATCGCCTGTCGCCGCTCCTGTTATGTCAAACTGGTGGTGGGTGAGGGGACGACCGATCTTGAGCTGCAGTTGACCGCGGACCTGGTCGCCGGGTTTGGCAGTGCAATCCCGATTGTCCTGCAACCGGTGACTCGGGACGGCCGTATCGATGTTTCCATCGACCGGCTGATGCAGATGCACGCGGTTATTGCCGATATCTATGCCGATGTCCGGGTTATCCCGCAAACTCACCGCTTTTTGGGTGCACTCTGA
- the queD gene encoding 6-carboxytetrahydropterin synthase QueD: MYHLTILTHFAAAHNLLNYQGDCENLHGHNWKVEVTVTTRELDKAGLGIDFKILKKQTKEIMNYLDHKYLNDLEAFKGKSPSSEHIAKFIFDRLVEQLKDYNVVVAKVTVWESDNAYASYTCD, from the coding sequence ATGTATCATCTGACTATACTGACGCATTTTGCTGCGGCTCACAATCTGCTGAATTATCAGGGCGATTGTGAAAATCTTCATGGTCATAACTGGAAAGTCGAAGTCACGGTCACCACTCGTGAGCTCGACAAAGCCGGTCTTGGGATCGACTTCAAAATCCTGAAAAAGCAGACCAAGGAGATCATGAATTATCTCGATCATAAATATTTGAATGATCTTGAGGCTTTTAAAGGAAAAAGTCCGTCGTCTGAGCATATTGCCAAATTTATTTTCGACCGGTTGGTTGAACAGCTCAAAGACTATAACGTTGTCGTGGCTAAAGTGACTGTCTGGGAATCTGATAATGCCTACGCAAGCTATACCTGCGACTGA
- a CDS encoding DNA gyrase inhibitor YacG translates to MKKITIKCPHCGNQTFWHDNPFKPFCSEKCRLIDLGSWVDEEYRVDGGQAPRKEEESSF, encoded by the coding sequence ATGAAAAAGATAACGATCAAATGCCCGCATTGCGGGAACCAAACCTTTTGGCATGACAACCCGTTCAAACCTTTCTGCAGTGAGAAATGCCGACTGATCGATCTTGGTAGCTGGGTTGATGAAGAGTACCGAGTTGACGGGGGGCAGGCGCCCCGTAAAGAAGAAGAGAGCTCCTTTTAA